From one Microbacter margulisiae genomic stretch:
- a CDS encoding glycoside hydrolase family 31 protein, with amino-acid sequence MNIHRIYALLSLFFALSMICKGQPYQRIKNGIKTEVNTIEVEIQYYTPSTVRILKWPSGSTFTKKSLSVIESPQETVFTIHQSGNELVLRSKEVQVALNLKSGSISFLTATGKSLLREKEAGISFARFNDAGVKTYTVGQSFVLDKGEAIYGLGQQQQGKMNQRNDILHMIQGNTDDYIPYFLSEKGYGLYWDNYSPTLFVDNPDSTTFKSDVGKCIDYYFMYGGNAHGVVAQMRDLTGQVPMLPLWTYGYWQSRERYKSQAEIVGVVKRYRELGVPLDGIIQDWQYWGDNSHWNAMEFLNPNFPHPQEMVNEIHAMHAHMIISVWASFGPKTKQYEVLNKKGMLLDFKTWPLSATDAWPPDMSHPSGVRVYDAYNPEARKIFWNFLNKDLFSLGIDGWWLDSSEPDHLDVKPSDFDDQTYLGSFRKVRNAFPLMHVGGIFKGQRSTSSEKRVFILTRSMFAGQQRYGANTWSGDVTASWNALRHQISAGLNLSLCGIPYWNSDIGGFFLTRFPRKLQDANYRELYTRWIQFGAFCPMMRSHGTDAPREIYQFGKKGDVIYDAIDKYINLRYSLLPYIYSTSWNVTAHQGSMMRALVMDFAKDKNALDINNEYMFGKAFLVCPVTQPMYSKEEVQGNDTIKVGDFSQIKSAEVYLPKSTNWIDFWTGENYKGGQTIRKETPIDIMPLYVRGGSIVPIGPKVQYATQKKWDNLEIRVYPGADGRFTLYEDENDNYDYQKGKYSTITFTWNDAKKDLTIGSRQGEFPGMLKARKFLIVLVSHNKGTGMNPIEKYDKVVMYTGGRVSVKL; translated from the coding sequence ATGAACATACACCGTATTTATGCATTGTTGTCCCTTTTTTTTGCGCTTAGCATGATTTGCAAGGGACAACCCTATCAACGGATAAAAAATGGGATCAAGACAGAAGTAAATACTATTGAAGTCGAGATACAATATTATACTCCATCAACAGTAAGGATATTAAAATGGCCATCAGGGAGCACTTTTACAAAGAAAAGCCTTTCAGTCATCGAATCTCCCCAAGAGACTGTATTTACCATACATCAATCAGGAAATGAGCTCGTTTTAAGAAGCAAAGAAGTACAAGTAGCGTTAAACCTAAAAAGTGGGAGTATCTCTTTTTTAACCGCAACAGGAAAATCATTATTAAGGGAAAAAGAGGCAGGCATTTCATTTGCCAGGTTCAACGATGCCGGTGTAAAAACCTATACCGTAGGGCAATCATTTGTGTTAGATAAAGGTGAAGCTATTTACGGGTTGGGGCAACAGCAACAAGGCAAAATGAATCAACGTAATGATATATTACACATGATTCAGGGCAATACCGATGACTATATCCCCTATTTTCTATCGGAAAAAGGCTATGGGTTGTACTGGGATAATTATTCACCAACGCTATTTGTCGATAACCCGGACAGTACAACATTCAAATCGGATGTAGGCAAGTGTATTGATTATTATTTTATGTACGGAGGAAACGCCCACGGCGTGGTGGCACAAATGAGGGATTTAACCGGACAAGTACCCATGTTACCCTTATGGACTTACGGATATTGGCAAAGCAGGGAACGCTATAAGAGCCAGGCTGAAATAGTAGGAGTCGTAAAACGATACCGGGAGCTTGGCGTTCCGTTGGATGGGATCATTCAGGACTGGCAATACTGGGGAGACAATTCACATTGGAATGCAATGGAATTCCTTAATCCCAACTTTCCCCATCCCCAAGAAATGGTAAATGAAATTCATGCCATGCATGCCCATATGATTATTTCCGTGTGGGCATCGTTTGGACCCAAGACAAAACAATATGAGGTTTTAAATAAAAAGGGTATGCTGCTGGATTTTAAAACCTGGCCGTTATCTGCAACTGATGCTTGGCCTCCGGATATGAGCCACCCTTCGGGAGTCAGAGTCTATGATGCATACAATCCGGAAGCACGTAAGATATTTTGGAACTTTCTGAATAAAGACCTCTTCTCATTAGGGATAGACGGATGGTGGTTGGATTCATCAGAGCCCGATCATTTAGACGTTAAACCTTCCGACTTTGATGATCAAACATATCTCGGTTCATTTCGCAAAGTACGCAATGCTTTCCCTTTAATGCATGTAGGAGGTATATTCAAAGGGCAACGTTCGACCTCCTCAGAAAAGAGAGTATTCATTCTAACCCGATCAATGTTTGCAGGACAGCAACGCTATGGCGCCAACACATGGTCAGGAGATGTAACAGCATCATGGAATGCATTGCGGCATCAAATTTCAGCAGGTTTAAATTTGTCATTGTGTGGTATTCCCTACTGGAACAGTGATATCGGAGGATTCTTCCTTACAAGGTTTCCCCGGAAATTGCAAGATGCCAATTATCGTGAACTATACACCCGGTGGATTCAGTTCGGTGCATTTTGTCCCATGATGCGTTCACATGGCACCGATGCACCGCGGGAGATATATCAGTTTGGGAAAAAAGGAGATGTGATATATGATGCCATAGATAAATACATAAACCTGCGTTATAGTCTGTTGCCCTATATTTATTCTACTTCATGGAACGTAACAGCTCATCAGGGGAGTATGATGCGGGCATTGGTCATGGATTTTGCGAAAGACAAAAACGCACTGGATATCAACAATGAATACATGTTTGGAAAAGCATTTCTGGTTTGTCCGGTCACTCAACCGATGTATTCAAAGGAAGAAGTTCAAGGAAACGATACAATAAAAGTTGGTGATTTCAGTCAGATCAAGAGTGCTGAAGTTTACCTGCCCAAGAGCACTAATTGGATAGACTTTTGGACAGGAGAGAACTATAAAGGAGGACAAACGATCCGTAAAGAAACCCCGATTGATATCATGCCATTGTATGTGAGGGGAGGCTCGATAGTTCCGATAGGGCCCAAAGTACAATATGCAACACAAAAGAAATGGGATAATCTCGAAATAAGGGTTTACCCTGGCGCCGATGGCCGGTTTACCCTGTACGAAGATGAAAACGACAATTATGATTATCAGAAAGGCAAGTATTCCACCATAACGTTTACTTGGAACGATGCAAAAAAAGATTTAACCATCGGAAGCAGGCAAGGTGAATTTCCGGGAATGCTTAAAGCGCGCAAGTTCCTTATTGTATTGGTTTCACACAATAAGGGAACGGGCATGAATCCCATTGAAAAGTATGATAAAGTTGTCATGTATACAGGAGGAAGAGTATCAGTAAAACTATAA
- a CDS encoding alpha-L-fucosidase, which yields MKRILMALFLAVIISFELSAQKKIAQTKSTVEPYLLPPFPAIPAKKPLNSVPMGDWKTFPEMKLNIPITPGPFKPTWESIEKNYPGVPSWLREAKFGIWVHFGPQSAGESGDWYARNMYKQGTLAYQNHLKMYGHPSVAGYMEVLHDWNPTKLDPAKLTKIYQDAGARFLIIQGVHHDNFDLWNSRYQPWNSVNIGPKLDLIGEWAKACRVDGMHFGVSFHHEYTWWWWQTAFGSDTVGPKKGIPYDGNLTLADGKGKWWEGYDPRLLYGIDLREYKGVIKAAYSGWSPPPAGIFTNHLNYARWYATRWALRIMDVVEHYDPDFIYTDGTVQGPFTGNGTGTGLKANAMQLVMADYYNRTLQRRGKVNTFSIVKFRKKTNGTVNTEEFGIPADIKTDQPWIAEAPVGDWFYEPGITYDSGMMIRYIIEAIARDGNAAISIPIRPDGSLDEDCLKMLKKVGVWMRRNGEAVYGSHAWVIPGEGEQVNGKLKMLPGGALGRKQANFKFDSRDFRFTVGENGALYAFCMIVPTPGTQLKIKSLGTDAKYLSKPVKTVNLLGYSGKLQWKQDADGLMIVCPAEMPFATSVVFKIE from the coding sequence ATGAAACGAATATTAATGGCATTGTTTTTGGCAGTAATAATCTCTTTTGAATTAAGCGCCCAAAAAAAGATAGCGCAGACAAAATCGACGGTTGAACCGTATTTGCTTCCCCCGTTTCCTGCGATTCCAGCAAAGAAGCCACTCAACAGCGTCCCGATGGGTGACTGGAAAACGTTTCCTGAAATGAAGCTGAATATTCCTATCACTCCCGGGCCGTTCAAACCGACCTGGGAATCCATAGAGAAGAATTATCCCGGCGTGCCGTCATGGCTTCGCGAAGCGAAGTTCGGTATTTGGGTTCACTTTGGTCCGCAATCGGCGGGTGAAAGCGGCGACTGGTATGCACGGAATATGTATAAACAAGGCACATTGGCATATCAAAATCATCTCAAAATGTACGGACATCCATCTGTGGCGGGCTATATGGAAGTTCTGCATGATTGGAACCCTACCAAGCTTGATCCTGCCAAACTTACGAAGATATATCAGGATGCCGGCGCCCGCTTCCTAATTATCCAGGGTGTGCATCACGATAATTTTGATTTGTGGAACTCTCGTTATCAGCCTTGGAATTCTGTTAATATCGGACCGAAGCTCGATTTGATCGGTGAATGGGCAAAAGCCTGTCGTGTCGATGGTATGCATTTCGGTGTTTCTTTCCATCATGAATACACCTGGTGGTGGTGGCAAACCGCTTTCGGTTCTGATACGGTAGGCCCTAAGAAAGGGATTCCTTACGACGGCAACCTTACACTTGCCGACGGCAAGGGCAAATGGTGGGAAGGATATGATCCCCGTTTACTTTACGGTATAGACCTGCGTGAATACAAGGGGGTGATCAAGGCTGCTTATTCAGGATGGTCACCTCCGCCGGCAGGCATATTTACGAATCACCTGAATTACGCCAGATGGTATGCTACAAGGTGGGCGTTGCGGATTATGGATGTTGTTGAACATTATGATCCCGACTTCATTTATACAGACGGTACGGTTCAAGGACCCTTCACAGGCAATGGTACTGGCACTGGACTTAAAGCTAATGCTATGCAGCTGGTTATGGCCGATTATTATAACCGTACGCTCCAGCGCCGTGGTAAAGTAAATACTTTCAGTATTGTGAAGTTCCGTAAAAAGACCAACGGTACAGTGAATACCGAAGAGTTTGGCATTCCTGCCGACATCAAAACAGATCAGCCGTGGATTGCGGAAGCGCCAGTTGGTGATTGGTTTTATGAACCTGGAATCACTTATGATTCGGGAATGATGATCCGTTATATCATTGAAGCCATAGCTCGAGATGGGAATGCAGCAATATCTATCCCTATACGCCCGGATGGATCATTGGATGAAGACTGTCTAAAGATGTTGAAGAAAGTTGGCGTTTGGATGCGCCGGAATGGAGAGGCGGTTTACGGAAGCCATGCCTGGGTCATTCCTGGCGAAGGGGAGCAGGTCAATGGCAAGTTAAAGATGCTTCCGGGAGGGGCGTTAGGACGTAAGCAAGCAAATTTCAAGTTTGATTCCCGGGATTTTCGTTTTACAGTAGGTGAAAACGGGGCTCTATACGCGTTTTGCATGATTGTACCAACTCCTGGTACACAGTTGAAAATCAAATCACTCGGTACAGATGCCAAATACCTGAGTAAACCGGTCAAAACAGTGAATCTGCTAGGATACAGTGGCAAACTGCAATGGAAACAGGACGCCGACGGTCTTATGATCGTCTGTCCGGCGGAAATGCCTTTCGCGACATCAGTTGTGTTTAAAATCGAATGA
- a CDS encoding glycoside hydrolase family 43 protein: MKTLTTQLTIRLVLNVIIVAVTALVTKCYADNPIIQTRFTADPAPMVYHDTVFLYTSHDEDDANGFKMLNWLLYTSTDMVNWTDHGAVASLRDFRWVNHDNGAWAPQCIERNGKFYLYCPMHGNGIGVLVADSPYGPFRDPLGRRLIETNHLWNDIDPTVFIDHDGQAYLYWGNPDLYYVKLNKDMVSYSGQVVQVASIPKNYQEGPWFYGRDGHYYLAYASTCCPEGIGYAMSNTPTGPWEYKGYIMKPTPKSSGNHPGIIEYKGHSYVFGFNYYLNYQLTDKHRERRSVCVEEFKYKPDGTIPELPWWSAKGVQQLGSLNPFIRTEAATIAWESGIKTKKESRGNMYVTDINNGDYIKVKGVNFETKRAKWFEANVASASRGGKIEIHEDSITGMLLGVCPVKNSGGWQDWRVKSCKVKNAKGIHDLYFVFRGGQGNLFNFRWWQFNSLQNHER, translated from the coding sequence ATGAAAACATTAACCACACAATTGACTATTAGACTTGTTTTAAATGTCATTATTGTTGCCGTAACAGCGTTAGTGACGAAATGTTATGCTGACAATCCAATCATCCAAACGAGATTCACAGCAGATCCTGCACCGATGGTATATCACGACACTGTCTTTCTTTACACCAGTCATGACGAAGACGATGCCAATGGTTTTAAAATGTTGAATTGGCTGCTTTATACTTCTACAGATATGGTAAATTGGACCGACCATGGAGCTGTCGCATCATTGAGGGATTTCAGGTGGGTAAACCATGATAATGGAGCTTGGGCACCGCAGTGTATTGAGCGAAATGGTAAATTTTATCTTTATTGTCCGATGCATGGGAATGGAATTGGAGTATTGGTTGCAGATAGCCCTTACGGCCCCTTTAGAGATCCTTTAGGCAGGAGGTTGATTGAAACAAATCATCTATGGAATGATATTGATCCAACGGTTTTTATCGATCATGATGGTCAGGCCTATTTATATTGGGGAAACCCGGACTTATATTATGTGAAACTAAACAAGGATATGGTTTCCTATTCAGGCCAGGTTGTCCAGGTGGCTTCCATACCAAAGAATTATCAGGAGGGTCCCTGGTTTTACGGGAGAGATGGGCATTACTATTTGGCATATGCTTCTACATGCTGCCCTGAAGGCATTGGTTATGCTATGAGTAACACTCCTACCGGGCCATGGGAGTACAAAGGTTATATCATGAAACCGACTCCGAAATCGTCTGGCAATCATCCAGGTATTATTGAGTATAAGGGGCATTCCTATGTGTTTGGATTTAATTATTATTTGAATTATCAATTGACTGACAAACATCGAGAACGACGTTCGGTCTGTGTCGAAGAATTCAAATATAAGCCTGATGGCACTATTCCTGAGTTGCCCTGGTGGTCAGCAAAAGGGGTGCAACAACTTGGGTCTCTAAATCCTTTTATTCGTACAGAAGCGGCAACAATTGCGTGGGAATCCGGTATTAAAACCAAAAAGGAAAGCAGAGGAAATATGTATGTAACTGATATTAATAACGGTGACTATATAAAAGTGAAAGGTGTGAATTTTGAGACAAAAAGAGCCAAATGGTTTGAAGCCAATGTTGCGTCGGCTTCCAGAGGTGGAAAAATTGAAATTCATGAGGATAGTATTACCGGTATGTTGTTAGGAGTTTGTCCTGTTAAAAACAGTGGTGGCTGGCAGGATTGGAGAGTCAAGTCTTGTAAGGTGAAAAACGCAAAGGGTATACACGATCTATACTTTGTTTTCAGAGGCGGTCAAGGCAATTTATTCAACTTTAGATGGTGGCAGTTTAATAGCCTGCAAAATCATGAAAGGTGA
- a CDS encoding carbohydrate-binding protein, producing the protein MMSYDASFGIQPIPADKKDGFVSEIKKAINSTGKRYTTYEEGPWFYKRNGLYYMVYSAGGVPEHIAYSTSTGPTGPWIYRDTIMSVIKAGGAFTNHSGIINFKGHSYFFYHNGALSGGGGFDRSICVEPFNYNPDGTIPRIIPTKAGVIKSVAHLNPYIRQAASTIAWEVGVKTSSNKNTGVYVTNIHNGDYIKVRSVDFAKGAKSFDASVASASDGGNIEIYLDSLSGTFLGVCPVKNNNGWQNWTIQSCKVKKEKGIHDLYFVFKGGQGSLFNFNWWKFK; encoded by the coding sequence ATGATGTCTTATGATGCAAGTTTTGGCATTCAGCCGATTCCTGCGGATAAAAAAGATGGGTTTGTCTCCGAAATTAAAAAGGCGATTAATAGCACAGGTAAAAGATATACAACGTATGAAGAAGGCCCATGGTTTTATAAACGTAACGGCCTATACTATATGGTATATTCAGCTGGTGGCGTACCCGAACATATCGCCTATTCGACCAGTACTGGTCCGACAGGCCCCTGGATTTATAGAGATACCATTATGTCTGTAATTAAGGCAGGTGGAGCCTTCACCAACCATTCGGGTATCATTAACTTTAAGGGTCACTCTTATTTCTTTTATCACAACGGGGCTCTTTCGGGAGGAGGAGGCTTTGACCGATCGATTTGTGTTGAACCTTTTAACTATAATCCTGATGGAACAATTCCTCGAATTATCCCAACGAAAGCAGGAGTCATCAAGAGTGTAGCCCATTTAAATCCTTATATCCGTCAGGCTGCTTCGACGATTGCGTGGGAGGTAGGCGTTAAAACCTCATCGAACAAAAATACTGGTGTATATGTTACGAATATTCATAATGGAGATTATATCAAAGTTCGTAGTGTTGATTTTGCCAAAGGAGCCAAATCGTTTGATGCTAGCGTCGCATCAGCCTCCGATGGTGGAAACATAGAAATTTATTTAGATAGTCTTTCTGGTACTTTCTTGGGAGTTTGCCCTGTTAAAAATAACAATGGCTGGCAAAATTGGACTATTCAATCCTGTAAAGTCAAAAAAGAAAAAGGAATACATGATCTGTACTTTGTTTTCAAAGGTGGTCAAGGCAGTTTATTCAATTTTAATTGGTGGAAATTCAAATAA
- a CDS encoding glycoside hydrolase family 27 protein: MKKLTFTFLFFAVVASAALAQKYPGLALTPPMGWNSWNTFACNINEKMIKEMADAMVSSGMRDAGYKYLVLDDCWLSPTRDSLQNLQADPKKFPDGMKALGDYIHSKGLKFGIYNCAGTKTCAGYPGTRGHEYQDALTYASWGVDYLKYDWCNTEGINAREAYTTMSKALAATHRPIVFSMCEWGTNQPWLWGAPIAELWRTTTDIGRGWYIKPNPHGWAPLGFTQIIDKEVNLRQYAGPGHWNDPDMLEVGNGMPVNEDRAHFSMWAMLAAPLIAGNDLRHMSEETRDILTNRGVIAVDQDSLGIQALRYEVKDSVETWMKPLEGGDWAICFLNRAAEPKAIDFDWKANVVKDTLSNRELNANTQRYAIVDLWTNKAMGTTQKALKGTVPSHDVLMVYLSKQIKKK; the protein is encoded by the coding sequence ATGAAAAAACTCACATTTACATTTTTATTTTTTGCAGTAGTTGCCTCAGCAGCTTTGGCACAGAAATATCCCGGGCTCGCCCTGACGCCGCCCATGGGTTGGAACAGTTGGAATACATTTGCTTGTAACATCAACGAAAAGATGATCAAGGAAATGGCCGATGCCATGGTCTCTTCCGGTATGCGCGATGCAGGATACAAGTATCTGGTACTTGATGATTGCTGGCTCTCTCCAACACGTGATTCACTCCAGAATTTACAGGCAGATCCTAAAAAGTTTCCCGATGGGATGAAAGCCCTCGGCGATTACATCCATTCCAAAGGATTAAAGTTTGGCATTTACAACTGTGCCGGTACAAAAACCTGTGCCGGATATCCGGGAACCCGGGGGCATGAATACCAGGATGCACTTACGTATGCTTCATGGGGAGTAGATTATTTAAAATACGACTGGTGCAACACGGAAGGAATCAATGCCAGGGAAGCCTACACCACGATGAGCAAAGCATTGGCTGCCACACACCGTCCGATTGTATTCAGCATGTGTGAATGGGGAACCAACCAGCCTTGGCTATGGGGAGCTCCCATTGCCGAATTATGGCGCACTACCACCGATATCGGACGTGGCTGGTACATTAAACCCAATCCACATGGATGGGCTCCGCTGGGATTTACACAAATCATCGACAAAGAAGTCAACTTGCGCCAATATGCAGGGCCGGGACATTGGAATGACCCGGACATGCTCGAAGTGGGCAATGGTATGCCGGTTAATGAAGACCGTGCCCATTTTTCCATGTGGGCTATGCTTGCCGCTCCCCTTATCGCAGGAAATGACCTGCGCCACATGAGCGAAGAGACCCGTGATATCTTAACCAACCGGGGTGTCATTGCCGTCGACCAGGATTCATTGGGGATACAGGCATTGCGCTATGAAGTTAAAGACAGCGTGGAAACATGGATGAAACCGTTGGAAGGTGGAGACTGGGCTATCTGTTTCCTGAACCGGGCGGCTGAACCTAAAGCTATCGATTTTGACTGGAAAGCAAATGTAGTAAAAGACACGTTATCCAACCGGGAACTAAATGCCAATACACAACGGTATGCTATTGTGGATTTATGGACCAACAAAGCGATGGGAACAACCCAGAAAGCATTAAAAGGCACGGTTCCTTCCCATGATGTTCTAATGGTATATCTTTCAAAACAAATAAAAAAGAAATGA
- a CDS encoding carboxylesterase/lipase family protein — MKRIIFLVATFMLLIVIPSNAQQPAPVKVEDGLLQGKFENGLTVYLGIPFAAPPVGNLRWRAPQPAAKWAGVREATKFAPAPMQGGNPQSGKSEDCLYLNVWTPVKSTNAKIPVLVWIYGGGFSFGSTCDPMYDGAKLAKKGVVLVSIAYRVGQLGFLAHPELSAESPNHVSGNYGLLDQIAGLKWVKKNIAAFGGDPNKVTIFGESAGGISVSMLCASPLAKGLFKGAISESGGSFGPTRPTTYPGENMKTLKQAEADGEAYMHKLGASSIAELRKIDAEKFISSGWAMAGGWPIVDGYVIPGDQHNLYEEGKYNDVPVLIGYNSDEGASFTHYKTPEDYIADVKNRYGKFADELIKAYPSGTSTVSKTARDLMRDAAFGWQTWSWARLQSETGKSKVFYYYFDQHPTFPKDSPFYGYGSPHGQEVAYVFEHLNTSDPHVTKSDLNISEDMATYWTNFAKYGNPNGKGVPHWEAFSNKHPEVMYFSQTPHMGSVPSAKSLKVLDAYFKWRRTPAGKAWAK, encoded by the coding sequence ATGAAACGTATTATTTTTTTAGTTGCAACCTTTATGTTGCTTATTGTTATACCCAGTAATGCCCAACAACCAGCTCCGGTGAAAGTGGAGGATGGGTTATTGCAAGGGAAGTTCGAAAACGGGTTGACGGTTTATCTGGGTATTCCCTTTGCCGCGCCTCCTGTGGGCAACTTAAGATGGCGGGCACCTCAGCCTGCAGCAAAATGGGCAGGCGTGCGAGAGGCAACCAAGTTCGCTCCTGCTCCTATGCAGGGAGGAAATCCTCAGTCGGGAAAAAGTGAAGATTGTTTGTACCTGAATGTATGGACTCCGGTAAAATCAACCAATGCTAAAATTCCTGTACTCGTTTGGATTTACGGTGGAGGTTTTAGCTTTGGCTCTACCTGCGATCCAATGTACGACGGTGCAAAACTGGCCAAAAAGGGTGTTGTGCTGGTGAGTATTGCTTATCGTGTTGGTCAACTTGGATTTCTGGCTCACCCTGAATTGAGTGCAGAAAGCCCAAATCATGTTTCAGGAAATTATGGTTTACTCGACCAGATTGCCGGGCTAAAATGGGTCAAGAAAAATATTGCTGCATTTGGTGGCGACCCTAACAAAGTGACCATTTTTGGCGAATCTGCCGGTGGAATATCTGTCAGTATGTTATGCGCCTCACCGTTAGCCAAAGGGTTGTTTAAAGGAGCAATTTCTGAAAGCGGGGGCTCATTTGGCCCAACACGACCAACAACTTACCCCGGTGAAAATATGAAAACCCTCAAACAGGCAGAAGCAGATGGGGAAGCTTATATGCATAAGCTTGGAGCCTCGTCCATTGCAGAACTTCGTAAAATAGATGCTGAAAAATTCATTTCTTCAGGCTGGGCAATGGCTGGAGGCTGGCCAATTGTAGATGGATATGTTATTCCAGGCGATCAACACAACTTATACGAAGAAGGGAAGTATAACGATGTTCCTGTACTTATTGGATACAACTCCGACGAAGGCGCCAGTTTTACACATTATAAAACACCGGAAGATTATATTGCCGACGTGAAAAACCGCTATGGCAAATTCGCCGATGAGCTGATCAAAGCTTATCCGTCCGGAACGAGTACTGTTTCCAAAACCGCACGTGACCTGATGCGTGATGCCGCATTCGGATGGCAAACATGGAGTTGGGCAAGACTTCAATCAGAAACAGGAAAATCGAAAGTTTTCTATTACTATTTCGATCAACATCCCACTTTTCCCAAGGACTCGCCTTTCTATGGATACGGTTCTCCCCATGGACAGGAGGTGGCGTATGTATTTGAACATCTTAATACTTCGGATCCCCATGTTACAAAGTCGGATTTGAATATTTCGGAAGACATGGCTACCTATTGGACGAACTTTGCCAAGTATGGTAATCCTAATGGCAAAGGAGTTCCCCATTGGGAAGCATTTAGCAATAAACATCCTGAAGTGATGTATTTCAGTCAGACGCCGCATATGGGATCCGTTCCCAGTGCCAAATCACTTAAGGTACTTGACGCTTATTTTAAATGGAGACGAACTCCAGCCGGGAAAGCTTGGGCTAAGTAA
- a CDS encoding peptidylprolyl isomerase — protein MRNKAVTALFLSTLLIISCTGNKTNDILLQAGKYAFTVADYNMLKTRMNSRFLSPKQESNLIDNAYIMAFALDNRYDTITLLSKKLMYGMRLYSSEVNGYVWNKKVKPNLKVSNNDINEAYAKRAVEYTIEFINFPDSVEMNKYCKRGSDFDTEKGFYALKRHVSAIPDITSSVLQSVYPFYPFGVYADKIYNAQKGDVLGPIEMSSGYFLLHVADIRTIRQPSYNNEKSIIKQELLNVIAEKYIMQSQNAILGMAKPQMHDKAILYMASKFDNKTRQWQGVDENRILMNYQFKGKMRFFTAGDLEEFINCEPISIGSPSKANDIKEMMQNFLMDIYLYEEAKNMKAGADPEFMAFKRYYRNKLFIQHYYDQYIYPKMKITPAEAQQYYNQNKNNQKGFESAMVAIYKFRDRKSAFNGLGVIYNYCRQNNRNPASPGLQLSMLPGILSVNKQVVIHVSDTTNNVGLINAISEANAGQMLMPLKINREFWVVCVLKKIGNAILPYKYAELGLERMLLERKTQEALDKQISILKVKYPLVINRLKKYMQDTEKREN, from the coding sequence ATGAGAAATAAAGCAGTAACAGCATTATTCTTATCAACATTACTGATAATTAGCTGCACCGGAAATAAAACCAACGACATATTACTTCAAGCAGGGAAGTATGCATTTACTGTTGCTGATTACAATATGTTGAAAACAAGGATGAACAGCCGGTTTCTCAGTCCGAAACAGGAAAGTAATTTAATAGATAATGCTTATATAATGGCTTTTGCGTTAGATAACCGATATGATACCATAACACTTCTGTCGAAAAAACTGATGTATGGTATGCGACTCTACTCTTCTGAGGTAAATGGTTATGTTTGGAACAAAAAGGTAAAGCCTAACCTGAAGGTAAGTAATAATGATATAAACGAAGCTTATGCGAAAAGGGCTGTTGAATATACTATCGAATTTATAAACTTCCCGGATAGCGTAGAGATGAATAAGTATTGCAAACGAGGTAGCGATTTTGATACGGAAAAAGGTTTTTATGCGCTAAAGCGGCATGTTTCAGCAATTCCGGATATAACAAGTTCCGTGTTGCAAAGTGTTTATCCTTTTTATCCGTTTGGCGTTTATGCCGATAAAATCTATAATGCACAAAAAGGAGATGTTTTGGGGCCTATTGAGATGTCTAGCGGTTATTTCTTGCTGCATGTTGCTGATATTAGAACAATTCGGCAACCTTCCTATAATAATGAGAAATCTATTATTAAGCAGGAACTCCTGAATGTCATTGCTGAAAAATATATCATGCAAAGCCAAAATGCTATTTTGGGTATGGCCAAGCCGCAAATGCACGACAAAGCTATTCTCTATATGGCATCAAAATTTGACAATAAAACCCGGCAATGGCAAGGGGTAGATGAAAATCGGATATTGATGAATTATCAATTTAAGGGTAAAATGAGATTTTTTACTGCCGGGGATTTAGAGGAATTTATCAATTGTGAGCCGATAAGCATAGGTTCACCTTCCAAAGCAAACGATATAAAGGAGATGATGCAGAACTTTCTTATGGATATTTATTTGTATGAAGAAGCAAAGAATATGAAAGCCGGTGCTGATCCGGAATTTATGGCATTTAAAAGGTATTATCGAAACAAACTTTTTATACAGCACTACTACGATCAGTATATCTATCCTAAAATGAAAATTACTCCGGCAGAAGCTCAACAGTATTACAACCAAAATAAAAACAACCAAAAAGGGTTTGAATCGGCTATGGTTGCGATTTATAAATTTAGAGACCGGAAATCCGCTTTTAATGGCTTAGGAGTAATATACAATTATTGTCGGCAGAATAATCGGAATCCGGCTAGTCCCGGATTGCAGTTGTCCATGCTGCCGGGAATTCTATCGGTAAATAAACAAGTTGTTATTCATGTATCCGATACGACCAACAATGTTGGTTTGATCAATGCTATTTCTGAAGCAAATGCAGGTCAGATGCTTATGCCACTGAAAATAAACAGGGAGTTTTGGGTCGTTTGTGTTTTAAAAAAGATAGGGAATGCAATTCTCCCTTACAAGTATGCAGAGCTTGGGCTCGAACGTATGTTACTTGAAAGGAAAACTCAGGAAGCTTTAGATAAGCAGATATCCATACTTAAGGTAAAGTATCCGTTGGTGATAAACCGTTTAAAGAAGTATATGCAAGATACAGAAAAAAGAGAGAACTAA